The following proteins come from a genomic window of Carassius gibelio isolate Cgi1373 ecotype wild population from Czech Republic chromosome B8, carGib1.2-hapl.c, whole genome shotgun sequence:
- the smyd1b gene encoding histone-lysine N-methyltransferase SMYD1b isoform X2: MEFVEVFDSPGKGRGLRAIKEVWAGDVLFAEPPFASVVFDSHASSICHSCFRRQEKLQRCGQCRFAQYCDRTCQRAAWEEHKQECAAIKSYGKAPNENVRLAARILWRQDKEGSVVSDTQLTTLEELEDHLYDISEDDLKDFKVDIHNFLDFWPRSSKPHTVDSVSHILGVINCNGFMVSDQRGLQAVGVGLFPNLCLVNHDCWPNCTVILNNGKIELRALGKISPGEEVTVSYVDYLNLSEDRRRLLKQQYFFDCTCEHCTNKTNDDLKMAGAVLEGEKVPEETVKEVTEYSRTMLEKMEKARIEANYNEVVKICRECVEKQENVLADTHIYQLRMWSTLSEVLSYLQFFEDAATYARKMVEGYLKLYHPNNAQLGMATMRAGVTHWQAGFIEIAHGMICKAYAILMITHGPTHPITKDLEAMRMQTEMELRMFKQNEYIYHSMREAALKNQPMRMMAEPVTESIKNLFRRK; encoded by the exons ATGGAGTTTGTGGAAGTGTTTGACTCTCCAGGGAAAGGCAGGGGTCTGCGGGCCATCAAAGAGGTTTGGGCCGGAGACGTTCTGTTCGCTGAACCACCTTTCGCTTCAGTCGTGTTTGACAG TCACGCCTCCAGCATCTGTCACAGCTGTTTCCGGCGGCAGGAGAAGCTGCAGCGCTGCGGTCAGTGCAGGTTTGCTCAGTATTGTGACAGAACCTGTCAGCGCGCCGCCTGGGAAGAGCACAAGCAGGAGTGTGCTGCTATCAAGAGCTACGGCAAAGCGCCCAATGAGAACGTCCG TCTCGCCGCTCGTATCTTGTGGCGTCAGGATAAGGAGGGCAGCGTGGTGTCGGACACACAGCTGACCACGCTGGAGGAGCTGGAGGACCACCTCTACGACATCTCCGAAGACGACCTCAAGGACTTCAAAGTGGACATACACAACTTCCTAGACTTCTGGCCTCGCTCCAGCAAACCACACACGGTGGACAGCGTCTCGCACATCCTCGGAGTG ATCAACTGTAACGGGTTCATGGTGAGCGATCAGCGAGGGCTGCAGGCCGTCGGCGTGGGATTGTTCCCGAACCTGTGTCTGGTCAATCACGACTGCTGGCCCAACTGCACCGTCATCCTCAACAACGGCAA AATTGAGCTGCGAGCGCTGGGAAAGATCAGCCCTGGAGAAGAAGTGACCGTGTCGTATGTGGACTATCTGAACCTGTCTGAAGATCGCAGGCGTTTGCTGAAGCAGCAGTATTTCTTCGACTGCACCTGCGAACACTGCACCAACAAAACCAACGACGACCTGAAGATGGCCGGAGCGGTTCTGGAGGGAGAGAAG GTGCCAGAAGAAACGGTGAAAGAAGTCACAGAATACAGCCGGACGATGCTGGAGAAGATGGAGAAGGCCCGGATAGAAGCCAACTACAACGAG gtggtgAAGATCTGCCGTGAGTGTGTGGAGAAGCAGGAGAACGTTCTCGCAGACACACACATCTATCAGCTGCGCATGTGGAGCACACTCAGCGAGGTGCTGTCCTACCTGCAGTTCTTCGAGGATGCGGCAACTTACGCGCGCAAGATGGTGGAGGGAtacct GAAGCTGTACCATCCCAATAATGCTCAGCTGGGAATGGCCACGATGAGGGCCGGCGTGACGCACTGGCAGGCTGGATTCATCGAGATCGCTCATGGCATGATCTGCAAAGCCTACGCCATCCTGATGATCACCCACGGCCCCACACACCCCATCACCAAAGACCTGGAG GCCATGCGCATGCAGACGGAGATGGAGCTGCGCATGTTCAAGCAGAACGAGTACATCTATCACTCCATGCGTGAGGCGGCCCTGAAGAACCAGCCCATGAGGATGATGGCAGAACCCGTCACCGAGAGCATCAAGAACCTGTTTCGCAGAAAGTGA
- the smyd1b gene encoding histone-lysine N-methyltransferase SMYD1b isoform X1: MEFVEVFDSPGKGRGLRAIKEVWAGDVLFAEPPFASVVFDSHASSICHSCFRRQEKLQRCGQCRFAQYCDRTCQRAAWEEHKQECAAIKSYGKAPNENVRLAARILWRQDKEGSVVSDTQLTTLEELEDHLYDISEDDLKDFKVDIHNFLDFWPRSSKPHTVDSVSHILGVINCNGFMVSDQRGLQAVGVGLFPNLCLVNHDCWPNCTVILNNGNQSAVDSMFHSQKRIELRALGKISPGEEVTVSYVDYLNLSEDRRRLLKQQYFFDCTCEHCTNKTNDDLKMAGAVLEGEKVPEETVKEVTEYSRTMLEKMEKARIEANYNEVVKICRECVEKQENVLADTHIYQLRMWSTLSEVLSYLQFFEDAATYARKMVEGYLKLYHPNNAQLGMATMRAGVTHWQAGFIEIAHGMICKAYAILMITHGPTHPITKDLEAMRMQTEMELRMFKQNEYIYHSMREAALKNQPMRMMAEPVTESIKNLFRRK, from the exons ATGGAGTTTGTGGAAGTGTTTGACTCTCCAGGGAAAGGCAGGGGTCTGCGGGCCATCAAAGAGGTTTGGGCCGGAGACGTTCTGTTCGCTGAACCACCTTTCGCTTCAGTCGTGTTTGACAG TCACGCCTCCAGCATCTGTCACAGCTGTTTCCGGCGGCAGGAGAAGCTGCAGCGCTGCGGTCAGTGCAGGTTTGCTCAGTATTGTGACAGAACCTGTCAGCGCGCCGCCTGGGAAGAGCACAAGCAGGAGTGTGCTGCTATCAAGAGCTACGGCAAAGCGCCCAATGAGAACGTCCG TCTCGCCGCTCGTATCTTGTGGCGTCAGGATAAGGAGGGCAGCGTGGTGTCGGACACACAGCTGACCACGCTGGAGGAGCTGGAGGACCACCTCTACGACATCTCCGAAGACGACCTCAAGGACTTCAAAGTGGACATACACAACTTCCTAGACTTCTGGCCTCGCTCCAGCAAACCACACACGGTGGACAGCGTCTCGCACATCCTCGGAGTG ATCAACTGTAACGGGTTCATGGTGAGCGATCAGCGAGGGCTGCAGGCCGTCGGCGTGGGATTGTTCCCGAACCTGTGTCTGGTCAATCACGACTGCTGGCCCAACTGCACCGTCATCCTCAACAACGGCAA TCAGTCGGCCGTTGATTCTATGTTTCACTCTCAGAAGAG AATTGAGCTGCGAGCGCTGGGAAAGATCAGCCCTGGAGAAGAAGTGACCGTGTCGTATGTGGACTATCTGAACCTGTCTGAAGATCGCAGGCGTTTGCTGAAGCAGCAGTATTTCTTCGACTGCACCTGCGAACACTGCACCAACAAAACCAACGACGACCTGAAGATGGCCGGAGCGGTTCTGGAGGGAGAGAAG GTGCCAGAAGAAACGGTGAAAGAAGTCACAGAATACAGCCGGACGATGCTGGAGAAGATGGAGAAGGCCCGGATAGAAGCCAACTACAACGAG gtggtgAAGATCTGCCGTGAGTGTGTGGAGAAGCAGGAGAACGTTCTCGCAGACACACACATCTATCAGCTGCGCATGTGGAGCACACTCAGCGAGGTGCTGTCCTACCTGCAGTTCTTCGAGGATGCGGCAACTTACGCGCGCAAGATGGTGGAGGGAtacct GAAGCTGTACCATCCCAATAATGCTCAGCTGGGAATGGCCACGATGAGGGCCGGCGTGACGCACTGGCAGGCTGGATTCATCGAGATCGCTCATGGCATGATCTGCAAAGCCTACGCCATCCTGATGATCACCCACGGCCCCACACACCCCATCACCAAAGACCTGGAG GCCATGCGCATGCAGACGGAGATGGAGCTGCGCATGTTCAAGCAGAACGAGTACATCTATCACTCCATGCGTGAGGCGGCCCTGAAGAACCAGCCCATGAGGATGATGGCAGAACCCGTCACCGAGAGCATCAAGAACCTGTTTCGCAGAAAGTGA
- the LOC127962930 gene encoding fatty acid binding protein 1-B.1: MSFAGKYQLESQEGFVEFMKAVGLPDDLIEKGKDIKSVTEIEENGAQFKVTVTTGAKVMVNSFTIGQEAEIESLTGEKIKAVVNKEGNKLKTVLNKVTSVTELLEGNTLIDTLTLGSLVYKRTSKRMA, encoded by the exons ATGTCGTTCGCTGGCAAATATCAGCTGGAGAGTCAGGAGGGATTCGTGGAGTTCATGAAGGCCGTCG GTCTTCCTGATGATTTGATTGAGAAAGGCAAAGATATCAAGAGCGTGACTGAGATCGAGGAGAACGGAGCTCAGTTCAAAGTGACCGTCACCACCGGAGCCAAAGTCATGGTCAACAGCTTCACCATCGGTCAGGAGGCTGAGATCGAATCCCTGACCGGAGAGAAGATCAAG GCTGTCGTGAATAAAGAGGGAAACAAGCTGAAGACCGTCCTGAACAAAGTCACGTCTGTCACCGAGCTGCTGGAGGGAAACACACTGATCGAT ACTCTGACTCTCGGCAGCCTCGTCTACAAGAGGACCAGCAAACGCATGGCCTAA
- the sprb gene encoding sepiapterin reductase b — protein MEDEIIPESRDLGRALCIITGASKGFGRTLAFQLSCLLKPRSVLMLVARTAEQLNQLKEDIITLYGGQNQLDVRCVQADLEKKDGVEKTVQAAKETSVSEMDHILLINNAASLGDVSRFAVTFTDPAEVNRYLSLNVSGALSLTAGVLQAFPRSLGLRRSVVNISSLCALKPFPSWVLYCSGKAARDMMFRVLAAEEPDVRVLSYAPGPLDTDMQLQARRSSGDLQLRRSFSSMFSEGQLLSCEESGAKLIKLLLDDDFQSGAHLDFYEL, from the exons ATGGAAGACGAGATCATTCCAGAGTCCAGGGATCTGGGCAGAGCTCTGTGCATCATCACTGGAGCGTCGAAAGGCTTCGGCCGGACGCTTGCGTTTCAGCTCAGCTGCCTCCTGAAGCCCAGATCCGTCCTGATGCTGGTCGCTCGGACCGCAGAGCAGCTCAACCAGCTGAAGGAGGACATCATCACCCTGTACGGGGGACAGAACCAGCTGGACGTCCGCTGTGTGCAGGCCGACCTGGAGAAGAAGGACGGCGTGGAAAAAACAGTTCAGGCAGCTAAAGAGACTTCAGTGTCAGAAATGGACCACATACTCCTGATCAACAATGCAG CGTCTCTGGGTGACGTGTCTCGCTTCGCTGTGACGTTCACGGATCCGGCGGAGGTCAACCGGTATCTGTCTCTGAACGTCAGCGGGGCACTGAGTCTGACGGCCGGCGTCCTGCAAGCGTTTCCTCGCAGTCTGGGTCTGCGGCGGTCGGTGGTCAACATCAGCTCTCTGTGTGCCCTGAAGCCCTTCCCGTCGTGGGTCCTGTACTGCTCCGGGAAAGCCGCCCGCGACATGATGTTCCGCGTGTTAGCCGCAGAGGAGCCGGATGTAAGAGTGCTCAGTTACGCACCCG GTCCTCTGGACACAGACATGCAGCTGCAGGCGCGCCGTTCCTCCGGAGATCTGCAGCTGCGGCGCTCCTTCTCCTCCATGTTCTCCGAGGGCCAGCTGCTCTCCTGCGAGGAGTCCGGAGCCAAACTCATCAAACTCCTGCTGGACGATGACTTCCAGTCCGGTGCGCATCTGGACTTCTATGAGCTCTGA